The region AGTTGTCTAAGAAAATATAATCGACTCGCTACTTTTTTACTTATTTCAGCAACATGGCAGTTCCACCGAAGATCAGATGATATATTTAGACCTAACAACTTAACAGTGGACACTACCTCTATTGCTTCCCCTTTGATAACAATGGGAGCAAAGACCGCGACTGGTTTAGCGAACAAAATCCGTAGTTCCTTACACTTCGACTCGTTTAGCTGGAACTTGTTTTGGTTGGACTTGGTGATCAGTTCCTCAACATCCGATTGGATACGGCTGTCTTTCTTCTTGTCAACACACTCTGCAATAgttgtgtcatccacatatttcCACAGTTCCGTATTACTGGTGTTGATATCATCAATCATGAGAATAAACAGCCACGGGCCGAGCTTGGTTCCCTGAGGCACCCCTGGCGGAACGTTCCTCCATTCAGACAAGCAGTCTTCACCCAACTTGACTCTCTGCGTGCGGTTGGTAAGGAAATCGATGATCCAAAACGAAACGCCAACCGGCAAGTCTAGGGCCAGCAGCTTCCTAGCGAGAAGCGTGTGGTCTATCAAGTCGAAAGCCTTACGGTAATCGAATAAGACGACCCTGACGGTGGATCCTGTTCCATCGGTGTGTTTGGTCCAGGAGTGCACCATACTGATTAGCGCATGCGTTGTTGAGGATACTGGGATGGCCCCAAATTGGTTATCTCCGATTTTCTTGAGAATTGATGGTCGCAAGTGTTCCGCAACTACAAACTCCTCTGCCACTTTAAATAGAAGGGTCGTTAGCGAGATGGGACGTAGGTGTTTGTTTACATCCTTGATTGGTTTCTGCTTTGGAATCGGTACGGTATCGGCAGATTTCCAAGAAGGTGGTAGGCGGTTTTCACCAAAGAAGCAGTTAATAATGTCTGTTACCATATCAGAGAGGAGATCAGCATTTTTCTTTAACAACCATGCCGGAATACCATCGGGTCCGGACGCTTTCCGAGGGTTAATCGACGCTAGCTGAAGGTAAACAGCGTGCACAGCAACGGCAAATGGATGCAGGGTGGAATGGTCTTGCGGCAGCTGGAAGGTTTCAGCAGATAACGGTGTAAAGTCCTGCAGTAGGGAAAGGAAAGTATCGTTGATCAGATTAGCCAGATCTGAGGCGCTAAGAGGCTCCTCACTTATGTGCTGTAATGATCTCATTAGCTCGTTCGAGTCCCTAACGGCCGATGACATGCCACTCAGCTTCTTAACTTCGTTCCACCATGCAGACGGTTTACACTCCTTAAGCTGACTAACTTTGGAGTCGTAGTACCGCTGCCTGCAGATCTTGCGCTCACGGTTCACTCCGTTCCGCAGGAATCGAAACATTGGCTGATTATTTTCTGCGAGAGCCCTTTGCCGCCGTTTGATTAGGTCTTTCAAGGCTGAATTAACCCAGGGCGGGTCTCTAGAATGGATCGTTTTAGATCGCAAGGGCAGTACACTATCTAGACCATGTTGGATTATTGACTGAAAGGTTGACACTTTCTCCGCGCAGCCGTGCGCGTTGCCAACGAGGGTGTGTACGTCAACTTCTTGGAGGTAAGTGCGCATAGCCAAGCGATTGCTGGGTTTCAAGTCTCTTGTTTTGATTGTTAATCTCGAGTCGGAAAGCTGGGATCTATCCTTCGGCTGTACCTCTACGGACATGTGATCTGATAGACCGTGGGGAGGACGTTGAATAGGGTTCTGGTAGTACTCTTTCAGATTTGTTAAGACAAGATCTAGTGTTAAagtgacgactcgggaatttgagaagtcgcttaaatcgcattcaatcaggcaaaaaaccacacaaaaagcaagaaattcaccatgacaataaagtacggcttttttattgagaacttttgcgggtaaatatctttttcagtgtgttatcgagattcccatacaaatccttataattgtttaccttccgactctgggccgcctgtgctTCAGAACTAAAAATTCACCAAAATGGATGATCCTAGAGTCCAGGCAAAGAAACGAAGAGAAAGGTAGTCCAATTAAACTGCACACtgagttttatttttaacttgtagTTCCCTTTTTTGATATTGCAACTTTTTGAAATTCTGTAGCATAGTCGCACATCGGGCGTTTAACTGTTAACTCTTGGTGTCCCTGGTCAGTTTTAACTCGCCAGTGGCGACCGTGCGACCGCCAATTTTTAGCCCTGTCGTAAGATCATAATGGAAGAATTTGCTCTCTCTCGCAGAGTGGCTTGGTTTGCACCTGCCTTTTATATTTCCACTTCCAGTTGCCGTTCAAGGCGGTGAAGCATGAGCTGAGAGCCTGAAAATGAAGTAATAAAAACTTACAGCACACACCGAGAAAACGTGGTCAGTCTATGACAGGTCATACATGCAGGTGTAGAATATACTTTCTTGTAAAATATTCAGTGCAGACGTTACAAGAGTATACATGTATCACATGTATGTTATATTTATAAACGTATGACATTGCTATTGTCATTTCATGTGCAACACTATAATTAATCTAAACAAGAGGATAGCTTAAAACCttataacatttattttttgattTATTCAGACACAGAAAAAGACAAGTGGGAAAAGAACAAATCAGAGTCCAAGGACAGTTACACTGATCATAACCATGAATCCACAAGCTCTCAAGAAAAGGTCCTTAAGGAAGGACAAGGAAAAAATAGCAAGGTCAATAAAATATATTACTTTAAAGGTATGTTTGTAGTTCACTAAATCAGAATGACATGAATGAACAGTGAGAAGTTATGGTCCTGATTgagctaaaaaaatcaattcatgaTAATCATGATAATAACTGTATGTCCCTATATTACATACTGCTTAGAACAACTAAAATAGTGACTACAGTAGACATTTGTTTGACCAAGGGAAAACTGTACTTTTGAGAAGTAATTGTTTTCTAGGATTCAACAATTAATTTGTAAAATGATTCAAATGTTTGATTCACTTGACCACAAAACTgaatattttcttgttttcccgGTGTATTAAATtgggttttctttttgttgcacAGGGTCTTCTCAAGGATAGCAGTTATCCCCTATAATAAGGTTGCAACCAAAAATAAGTTGGGGGAATCCATGACATTCCAGTCAGAAATGAAACCACTGATAGAGAGAGCCATCCAAAGTATTGGGACTATTCTCGAATTAAGTGTTGCATTTGCATCAATGCAATCTGATGTTCTGTTTGAAGAAGTTCTGGAGTTGAGTAATGAGCTGAGTGATCTTGACATGAGAGCTCAGTTCAATTATTCCTTGTTGCTTTTCTCAACTGGAAAGGTATGTTTATAATTTTAGGATGTCAAATTTTGAGCCAGGTTATAACCACAAATTAATGTATGGtatcattttttaaataaacaccatgaccgggttgttcgaaagccgattaacttactTCAGGATGAGCTTAAACTTTGCTTcacgttttccactttttggtgaaagtttcttttgcttattgttgtttttcaagattgacttcctacaatgtaaagttttgcctaATATCAGGGTTGAAAGGCATtcgggagtagagaaataaacttcttggttaatttttaatcaggGATTAGCATTAATCAGCTTTTGCACAACCGGGCCCATGTCTATGCTCTGAGTTAATTAATAAGTTCAACATAAACCGTAATTATCATTTATGACAACCCGGATATCACCTCCTTTTCTTTGTGCATTAAATAGATTCTTGAAAAGCTTGACATGAAAGATGAGTACCTCCCCCTCGTTAAAGAGTGGATGACACAGGGGGTAATCCCAAATCACAGGGAGATTATGGCCTTAGGGGGCCCAATGGTGACTGCACATGAAGATCAGCAAACTCAAGCTCATGATTAAAAGGAGACAGAGGACCTTTTAACAACTATTGTGAATACGGCAGCTGAGGtacaaaaactgaaaatgaaaatgggATTTACACATAATTTTGAAGAATTAAGCAAAAGGAGATGTTAATAATGCAAACTCCCAGAATCCTTTCCTATCCCACCTTCAACGAAGCTAAACATTGCCACTATAAAGTCTTTAACATTCATTATAACATTCATTATAACCTTCAAATctgaaaaacatcaaacaagCATGTTCCTTTTATATAACATTTGCAGAATAAATTTCACACTTTCCCTTGGAGGAAttgtaaaatacatttttttcaatgAATAACTTGATAAGTATCTTTAAAAATATTACAAACTGTTGTGCATCACTCTGCACAGCAACATTTATCATATTTGGAGTAAGCATATGGATAAGATTGCACTTGTATTTCATTTTGTAGGTTAACATGTTCTTCAAGCATAAATTTGTTGCAAGGAAATGTGCATGTGGTGAAGCATTAGGCTTCAAAGTGGCAGCAATGCTCCAATTTATAAGTGTAAGCGATGTTCAAATGAAAGGAGATGTCCTCAGGAGTTTCGTAAGACGAAAGGGCATAGGATGCAATGGTGTCAAATTAAGATTTGCAGATACAACTCAGCACCATAGCACCCACATTAGGAGACGTTTTCTGCCAACTGATTTACTGGCAAAGCTTGACAGTGGTATGTACATGAACGTGCCTGCTGTAAGAGAAAGGCTTGATAAACATATATAATCAAAAATCCCAGTTTAAGGGGCCAGTTTCATGCTGCTTTGAAATTCAATTGACATCATATTCCCCTTGTGTTGTCAGCGATGACATGAATGATGTGAATGTGAACCAATGTGAACCAAAGTACTTAAAGTTATAAGTTTGATTTCAAAAAGTTATAAACAATGACCTTAAGTCAGATTTGGTGGAAATGTATATGGACAGGAACAAGTCTAtttaaatttctcttttatCTTGCCGTATGGAAATGATGGTCACAgatttcacaataattactgGTATTGTGATCTGACCTCTTGTTATAATATCTACTTATTTTAACAGAATAAATTGCTGTCCTTTGATCAATTAAAGTTGACTTAAAATTAACACAGCAAATCTATGTTTCATTGGCAGCATTTGAGAAGAAACATGACAAGCATGGTACATATATAAACTGTATAGTGTTTACCATTGAGTACCAAACATTTGCTACATGAATGGAGGGTGAAGTTGCTGGCATGCCTTGCTTTTGTAACAGAGATATTTACTTTTTCAAAAGAGAGCATGTGCAGTAAAGAAAGTTGACTTTCAAAAAGGCATACAAATATGTCTATCAttgcataaatgaaatatttcaaTATATTGTTAATATAATGAAGTTACAAGGGAATGTCCTGGTtcaggtcctggccggggacattttactcacggtgcctctctccacccaggtgtataaatgggaaCCAGGTGATTTAATGCTGGGGCAACCCTACGATgaactggcatcccatccaatactcctagttgcttcatgctacagaaaccggagttAAACACCGgtctgatgggccttctaggctcgttgCAGACTTTAACTTTTACTTTGattaaaatatgtaaatttaTGCAACTGAAGTACATCCCATGCCTATATTTCGATTTGCTTAGCAGTGACTGGGACAATCAATCAAGAAGATGCTGGTCCCCTGGACACTATCATCCAAGACACTGCTTCATCAGGTAAAACATCCATTCATGCATCTCCTAaattaatattatatttttaCTTACAGAATTGCTCAATTTTGGCAACCAGTGCAAATGCCCATTATACAGACAGACTAAACAGAAGACACATTTTTGGAACAGTCAACTGTCTGATCTATTTCAAGACTTAATTTTAggtttttgctttgttctttttttttttttgtggtattGACTGGAACAGAAGGACAGGAAGAAACAGGTCCCTTGGACACTACCATCCAAGACATTGCTTCATCAGGTAATAATTAGATGCATCTCCtaatttagtttattttaaGACTTACATTTAATGGTCAACTGTCTAAACTATTTCAAGACTTaagtttaggttttttttttgtggtagtgACTGAGACAGAAGTACTGGAAGAAGCAGCTCCCTTGGACACTACCATCCAAGACACTGCCTCATCAGGTAATAATGAGATGCATGCATGCATCTCCTAAATTGATATATTTTAATTACCAAATTGCTCAATTTTTGCCAAGCATGCAAATGCCCCCATACAGTCAGAACAGAAGACTCATTTTTGGAATGGTCAACTGTCTTACCAATTTCAAGACTTAAGTTtgggtttttgatttttttctggtagTGACTGGGACAATCGATCAAGCAGGTGCTGGTCCCGTGGACAATATCATCCAAGACACTGTTTCATCAGGTAATAATTAGATGCATTCATGCATCTTCTAGATAAACATATTTTAATCACAGAACTGATCAATTCTTGTCACTAATGCAAATGCCCCCATACAGACTAAACAGAAGACCCATTTTTGGAATGGTCAACTGTCTTACCTATTTCAAGACGTAAGttaaagttttttcttttttttgtggtATTGACTGGAACAGAAGTACGGGAAGATGCAGGTCCCTTCGATATTAACTTCAAAGACACTGCTGCATCAGGTAATAATTGGATGCATGCTTCTCTAAAATAAATATAGTTTAATTGTTGAATTGTTCCATTTTGGTTACCAAACACGCAAATGCACCCATATAGTGTGAACAGAAGAATCATTTGACATTTGATGACATTAATGAGGTGTTATTTACCTCCATTCATATTGACTGTGCATCATCTTTATGTAAAAATTATGATATTATTAGTATGTGACTCTGAGATTTCATTGGTTTTTTTAAGCTAAGGCAATCCCAAGATGCAGACATGTGAAAAGACCCAGGAACATATTGGAAGACAATTTGTCTGGCCACTTCAAACCCAGTGGGAAAAGAAGTCGCAGACTTAAACTTCAATAATTTAGCTAGTTTTTTCGTACTATGTGGCGTAAATTAGATTTTTTTGGCTTAACATGTGTCATCAGCATTAGTTTTTTTGATAAGTTCACAGAATGATTTACAAAATATAAGAATTATAACACCAATCCACACTCCATTGAAAGCTGTTATGAATAATAATACATAATGGTATAATGAAGATGCTATAGATTTATGGTACGtaattactaaaacaaggaatgacctactatgagctacaatgacctacagtgcCCTACAATGATGTACAATGAGAGCTCTACAATGATCTTCAACTAGgtacaatgacctacagtgatgtacaatgacctacaatgagctacagtgagagcgagcgagcgagctcTACAGTGAGCTCGTTGTAGGTCATTTCTTGTTTtaggagggggacattggggggTTGCCAATACGGCATTTCCACGCCAAAAACTGCCAAATATTGAAATATTGCGTTTGAAAACAGTCATTACAGCAGACAATTGTTAAAGCGAATCACGCTTGTAAAGTGATCCCGCACCAAGGAGGAAGGTTGATAATTTCGTGATATAATTTCTGCACCAAATACTGTGAACCAAAACATACAAGAACTGCTTTCCCTAGGGTTTGATCTTACCGCAAATCCAAACTTTTCGGGATACAATTCCCAAAATACGGCACTATAATTTAACGGATACCGCATTTCCTCAGACCCCAATGTACCCCTCTTTTAGTAACTATGATTTATGTTAATAGTCTGTATGTTACTGTTACGTTACCTTGAAGTGCAACCGCAAAATAGATATTACTTTGAATCAATATATATTCACGCATCAACTATCGGGTTGAAAGGACGTGTGCTACTTTGGACAAAAGGCAAAATCTGTATCTGTTCATGTTTTTCTACATCTCATGAACAAAACGAACCACATTGTCCATGTATTTCTAACCAAATGTCAGTAGAATGGACACAAACCAATTACAAGCCGACCAGAGATGTAGATGAGGTGAATGCAACCAAAACAAAGCGGACAGATCCAGGAGCCAATCATGTGCAGACATCCTCAGGGCAACCCTGTTATGTTGCTTATGGctctaacaacaacaacaacaacgtttattaCATACAATACTAATACATTGAAAAAGTTGTCCGCCCAAATTTAACAAGGTTAATCAAGTTGGGTGGAGCAAAGATAATAGTTAATTAGTATATTTACAATGACAGAGATTACGAAAAATGGAAATATTTCATATTGAGGAACAATGCAGAGCTCCCAACTCTCAAAGTTCCCAAAGAGTGAGATGCTTGCTGGATATTGCGCCAGAGCCTTAAGTGGGCTGTGTTTAAGGGTTTCGTTATTTGCTgtttaatgaatgaatgaatgatatcaataaaactattgaaagaagttgaaaaagttggaaatttcttgctttttagcggcgctacagcggttcaaagtagGCCATGTTTGCCCCCCAGTGGAGATGGCGGTCCAAAATCGTGGAAGAGTCTATTCGTTACGAACCACCTACCTTACCTTTGAGGAATTATGAGTTTTTTTACCAACAGCCTCCCTGATTTTTATAACCACGCAATTGTTTCTTCTAGTGATATAAGAAAGAACGAAGCGCAAAAATGTCTACACGTATTAAATATACGTAGCATATTaagttcgcgcccattgctacatTGCGCATCCTTACGGCGcaagcaaattcacatgccacacgtcatgcatcgagcgcgcgcgctaagtactaaaatgaacaatgatagggcagatggccattgctatagctttgcttgaatttaacgatcttggatgttcggtgacccctacttttcttttcagaaacagattttatttacaattatctccacattgtccaaaaatgaacaaaaaatcaatgtgggaagttaaaaaattttcaagatttatgtactcgggacatggaatcctgccatcttgcagctgcaaggcgcatgaaactatggtcgctaaatgcgaacttgttctttaaggaacctcaacatgcagttaactaaattcacttgatgggtccacttaaacaaagtttggtagagaacatttcacttcaaagatgtaattgcaatatttttggccTTACAGatactgtggccttattcgctaaagaagccggattttttcagatttagggtgttcttccgggcaagttctctccaaaacgaagtcggtgacccccctttttttttacatttctgacatcaccaACTCATcgtctttcaatggtaaaatttgcagaaaaaaatcaatgctagaaattttcgcgcgaacgtccttaagtcttggttacttcaaagacacaaaaatttactgtgaaaataaagcttcttttattcacataagcagtattgcttcatttacgccgtttttgattgcctggttgtgggaatagtgctctttttgggacagttccgtggttagcttaaagtcctcgccttgggtaaaatacacccagttgCA is a window of Montipora capricornis isolate CH-2021 chromosome 13, ASM3666992v2, whole genome shotgun sequence DNA encoding:
- the LOC138029873 gene encoding uncharacterized protein isoform X1, which codes for MQTQKKTSGKRTNQSPRTVTLIITMNPQALKKRSLRKDKEKIARVFSRIAVIPYNKVATKNKLGESMTFQSEMKPLIERAIQSIGTILELSVAFASMQSDVLFEEVLELSNELSDLDMRAQFNYSLLLFSTGKVNMFFKHKFVARKCACGEALGFKVAAMLQFISVSDVQMKGDVLRSFVRRKGIGCNGVKLRFADTTQHHSTHIRRRFLPTDLLAKLDSAVTGTINQEDAGPLDTIIQDTASSEGQEETGPLDTTIQDIASSVTETEVLEEAAPLDTTIQDTASSVTGTIDQAGAGPVDNIIQDTVSSEVREDAGPFDINFKDTAASAKAIPRCRHVKRPRNILEDNLSGHFKPSGKRSRRLKLQ
- the LOC138029873 gene encoding uncharacterized protein isoform X2, which produces MNPQALKKRSLRKDKEKIARVFSRIAVIPYNKVATKNKLGESMTFQSEMKPLIERAIQSIGTILELSVAFASMQSDVLFEEVLELSNELSDLDMRAQFNYSLLLFSTGKVNMFFKHKFVARKCACGEALGFKVAAMLQFISVSDVQMKGDVLRSFVRRKGIGCNGVKLRFADTTQHHSTHIRRRFLPTDLLAKLDSAVTGTINQEDAGPLDTIIQDTASSEGQEETGPLDTTIQDIASSVTETEVLEEAAPLDTTIQDTASSVTGTIDQAGAGPVDNIIQDTVSSEVREDAGPFDINFKDTAASAKAIPRCRHVKRPRNILEDNLSGHFKPSGKRSRRLKLQ
- the LOC138029873 gene encoding uncharacterized protein isoform X3; this translates as MTFQSEMKPLIERAIQSIGTILELSVAFASMQSDVLFEEVLELSNELSDLDMRAQFNYSLLLFSTGKVNMFFKHKFVARKCACGEALGFKVAAMLQFISVSDVQMKGDVLRSFVRRKGIGCNGVKLRFADTTQHHSTHIRRRFLPTDLLAKLDSAVTGTINQEDAGPLDTIIQDTASSEGQEETGPLDTTIQDIASSVTETEVLEEAAPLDTTIQDTASSVTGTIDQAGAGPVDNIIQDTVSSEVREDAGPFDINFKDTAASAKAIPRCRHVKRPRNILEDNLSGHFKPSGKRSRRLKLQ